From one Catellatospora sp. IY07-71 genomic stretch:
- a CDS encoding S9 family peptidase, which yields MPHDLVNSEAPPAAPAEPRQHELHGRRWTDAYGWMRDHSDPRFLAYLRAEREYCDAAAGRLESLQTEVFHEVERRLPPTESSVSWRHGSRFYYTRTVAGSEYEQFLQTGHDGDADRVLLDGALLAGEDGFAEIGLREPSPDDTLLAYSVDTTGDEVYRLRFRRSATLTDLSEELPRTYYTGAWSADSRSFFYTVHDELFRPHQVWRHVIGTPAEADALVLQEDDARFELTVSASRDGHWIMIEARCRDTAEWHLIPAAAPDTAPAVVAPRRKGVDYRIDHADGRLVIVTDDGAPEFRVMSAPVDSPGREHWTELFASRPGERIVACHALRGHWLVELRRDGFPLLRAVDRATGAEVEIGAGIPAGQVRLATPFEYDDRTVTIAVESLIEPPAWYTADLGTGAREQRKRREVPGYDASAYRTARRHATAPDGTAVPVTLAWHADTPLDGTAPALLYGYGAYESVLDPEFDPVLPSLLDRGVVYALTHPRGGGENGRGWWQDGRLAAKANTFTDHLAVADWLAEGVADGTRLGTRGLSAGGLLQGAVYTMRPQRWAAVVAEVPFVDVVTTMLDPDIPLTVNEWDEWGDPRDPEQFAWMRAYSPYDNLPSGPRPPLLATGALHDPRVMVHEPAKWVARLRATATPADGPVYLRTELGAGAHTGPVGRYAHARYEAEILTFLLHHLRAAS from the coding sequence ATGCCGCACGATCTCGTCAACAGCGAAGCGCCGCCGGCCGCGCCCGCCGAACCGCGTCAGCACGAGCTGCACGGCCGCCGGTGGACCGACGCTTACGGGTGGATGCGGGACCACTCCGACCCGCGGTTTCTCGCCTACCTGCGCGCCGAGCGCGAGTACTGCGATGCCGCCGCAGGCCGGCTGGAGAGCCTCCAGACCGAGGTGTTCCATGAGGTGGAGCGACGCCTCCCGCCGACTGAGTCTTCAGTCAGCTGGCGACATGGTTCACGTTTCTACTACACCCGGACCGTCGCCGGTAGTGAGTACGAGCAGTTCTTACAGACCGGCCATGACGGTGACGCGGACCGGGTGCTGCTGGACGGCGCCCTTCTCGCCGGTGAGGACGGGTTCGCCGAGATCGGGCTGCGGGAGCCGAGCCCCGATGACACCCTCCTGGCCTACTCCGTGGATACCACCGGTGACGAGGTCTATCGATTGCGGTTCCGCCGGTCGGCGACGTTGACCGACCTTTCGGAGGAGCTGCCCCGCACGTACTACACCGGGGCGTGGAGCGCCGACTCGCGCTCGTTCTTCTACACCGTGCACGACGAGCTGTTCCGCCCGCACCAGGTATGGCGGCACGTGATCGGCACCCCGGCCGAGGCCGACGCGCTGGTGCTGCAGGAGGACGACGCCCGCTTCGAGCTGACCGTCAGCGCCTCGCGGGACGGCCACTGGATCATGATCGAGGCGCGCTGCCGGGACACCGCCGAGTGGCACCTGATCCCGGCGGCCGCCCCGGACACCGCGCCCGCCGTGGTCGCCCCACGGCGCAAGGGCGTCGACTACCGCATCGACCATGCCGACGGCCGCCTGGTCATCGTCACCGACGACGGGGCGCCCGAGTTCCGGGTGATGAGCGCCCCGGTGGACAGCCCCGGCCGGGAGCACTGGACCGAACTGTTCGCATCACGGCCCGGCGAGCGCATCGTCGCCTGCCACGCGCTGCGCGGGCACTGGCTGGTCGAGCTGCGCCGGGACGGCTTCCCGCTGCTGCGCGCGGTCGACCGGGCCACCGGGGCCGAGGTGGAGATCGGCGCGGGCATCCCCGCCGGGCAGGTCCGGCTCGCCACCCCGTTCGAGTACGACGACCGCACCGTCACCATCGCCGTCGAGTCGCTGATCGAGCCGCCCGCCTGGTACACCGCCGACCTCGGCACCGGCGCCCGCGAACAGCGCAAACGGCGCGAGGTGCCCGGTTACGACGCGAGCGCGTACCGGACCGCGCGGCGGCACGCGACCGCCCCGGACGGCACCGCCGTGCCGGTGACGCTGGCCTGGCACGCGGACACCCCGCTCGACGGCACCGCCCCCGCCCTGCTCTACGGGTACGGCGCGTACGAGTCGGTGCTCGACCCCGAGTTCGACCCGGTGCTGCCGAGCCTGCTCGACCGGGGTGTGGTCTACGCGCTCACCCACCCGCGCGGCGGCGGCGAGAACGGCCGCGGCTGGTGGCAGGACGGCCGCCTGGCGGCCAAGGCCAACACCTTCACCGACCACCTCGCGGTCGCGGACTGGCTCGCCGAAGGCGTCGCGGACGGCACCCGGCTGGGCACGCGCGGCCTGTCGGCCGGCGGGCTGCTGCAGGGCGCGGTCTACACGATGCGGCCGCAGCGCTGGGCGGCCGTGGTGGCGGAGGTGCCGTTCGTGGACGTCGTCACGACCATGCTGGACCCGGACATCCCGCTGACCGTCAACGAGTGGGACGAGTGGGGCGACCCCCGTGACCCGGAGCAGTTCGCCTGGATGCGGGCGTACTCGCCGTACGACAACCTGCCGTCCGGCCCGCGCCCGCCGCTGCTGGCCACCGGCGCGCTGCACGACCCACGCGTCATGGTCCACGAACCGGCCAAGTGGGTGGCCCGGCTGCGCGCCACCGCCACCCCCGCCGACGGCCCCGTCTACCTGCGCACCGAACTCGGCGCGGGGGCCCACACCGGCCCCGTCGGCCGCTACGCCCACGCCCGCTACGAAGCCGAGATCCTCACCTTCCTCCTCCACCACCTCCGCGCGGCGTC
- a CDS encoding ABC transporter substrate-binding protein: MSSTPPAPKSWLTNQSARRPWARLAVAATAALALLGVAAAPAVADGTPAPAASERSKTSFVIGVKQDIDSLNPYVGVVAGAFETYQLMYDYLTTSAAKDFAPEPWLAEKWETSADGKAWTFHLRKGVKWSDGADLTAKDVVYTFQRAKDDETANGQYSSYVDNITKITATDDHTVVMEVEKPSPIMLRLAVPILPEHVWSKVSAKDAATFANDKDVVGSGPFQLAEAKKGQFYRFTANKQHFGGAPNIDELIFTVFADDTALAQALRQGEIDMAQDLPAAIAETLVKEPGITVNDAKYYGFNEIGYNLGAATTDGKAIGDGHPALKDKQVRLAIDHAIDRKTLVTKVLNGHGGPATGVIPPIYADLHWNPGSAERAFDLAKANSILDAAGYSKGADGIRAKDGKALKFRLFGRDSSEYSKQTAEYVRSWLKEIGIEATVSIMSEDNLTVVLGKGEFDLFEWGWVVEPDPDFQLSVMTCEQRSYEEDGEIAAGWSDSFYCSEAFDKLYAEQQTMIDPAKRAEKVKEAQRLLYEDVAYSMTYYYNQSEAYRSDRFTGFVPQPSEGGILAFQYGTHSYRNLKPVTAQAGDADSGSGSGGVVLWVVGGVVLVLLIGGAVVVLKRRSNADDRE; encoded by the coding sequence ATGAGCAGCACCCCTCCTGCTCCAAAGTCCTGGTTGACCAATCAGTCAGCGCGCCGACCCTGGGCGCGGCTGGCGGTGGCGGCGACGGCCGCACTGGCCCTGCTCGGTGTCGCCGCGGCGCCCGCCGTCGCGGACGGCACGCCCGCCCCGGCCGCGTCCGAGCGCAGCAAGACCAGCTTCGTGATCGGTGTGAAGCAGGACATCGACTCGCTCAACCCGTACGTCGGCGTGGTGGCCGGCGCGTTCGAGACCTACCAGCTCATGTACGACTACCTGACCACGAGCGCGGCGAAGGACTTCGCCCCCGAGCCGTGGCTGGCGGAGAAGTGGGAGACCTCGGCCGACGGCAAGGCCTGGACCTTCCACCTCCGCAAGGGCGTGAAGTGGTCCGACGGCGCCGACCTCACCGCCAAGGACGTGGTGTACACGTTCCAGCGGGCCAAGGACGACGAGACGGCCAACGGTCAGTACAGCAGCTACGTCGACAACATCACCAAGATCACAGCGACGGACGACCACACCGTGGTGATGGAGGTCGAGAAGCCCAGCCCCATCATGCTGCGGCTGGCGGTGCCGATCCTGCCTGAGCACGTCTGGTCGAAGGTCAGCGCCAAGGACGCGGCGACCTTCGCCAACGACAAGGACGTGGTCGGCTCCGGCCCGTTCCAGTTGGCCGAGGCGAAGAAGGGCCAGTTCTACCGGTTCACCGCGAACAAGCAGCACTTCGGCGGGGCGCCGAACATCGACGAGCTGATCTTCACGGTGTTCGCCGACGACACCGCGCTGGCCCAGGCGCTGCGCCAGGGTGAGATCGACATGGCCCAGGACCTGCCCGCGGCGATCGCCGAGACGCTGGTCAAGGAGCCTGGCATCACCGTCAACGACGCCAAGTACTACGGTTTCAACGAGATCGGCTACAACCTCGGCGCGGCGACCACCGACGGCAAGGCGATCGGCGACGGCCACCCGGCGCTCAAGGACAAGCAGGTCCGGCTCGCCATCGACCACGCCATCGACCGCAAGACGCTGGTCACCAAGGTGCTCAACGGCCACGGCGGCCCCGCCACCGGCGTCATCCCGCCGATCTACGCCGACCTGCACTGGAACCCGGGCAGCGCCGAGCGCGCCTTCGACCTGGCCAAGGCCAACTCGATCCTGGACGCGGCCGGCTACTCGAAGGGCGCCGACGGCATCCGGGCCAAGGACGGCAAGGCGCTGAAGTTCCGCCTGTTCGGCCGGGACAGCTCCGAGTACTCCAAGCAGACGGCCGAGTACGTGCGCTCCTGGCTCAAGGAGATCGGCATCGAGGCCACCGTCTCGATCATGAGCGAGGACAACCTCACCGTGGTCCTCGGCAAGGGCGAGTTCGACCTGTTCGAGTGGGGCTGGGTGGTCGAGCCCGACCCCGACTTCCAGCTCTCCGTGATGACCTGCGAGCAGCGCTCCTACGAGGAGGACGGCGAGATCGCCGCGGGGTGGTCGGACAGCTTCTACTGCAGCGAGGCGTTCGACAAGCTGTACGCCGAGCAGCAGACGATGATCGACCCGGCCAAGCGCGCCGAGAAGGTCAAGGAGGCGCAGCGGCTGCTGTACGAGGACGTCGCGTACTCGATGACGTACTACTACAACCAGTCCGAGGCGTACCGGTCGGACCGCTTCACCGGCTTCGTGCCGCAGCCCTCCGAGGGCGGCATCCTCGCCTTCCAGTACGGCACGCACAGCTACCGCAACCTCAAGCCGGTGACCGCGCAGGCGGGCGACGCCGACTCGGGCTCCGGCTCGGGTGGCGTGGTGCTCTGGGTGGTCGGCGGCGTGGTGCTGGTGCTGCTCATCGGCGGCGCGGTCGTGGTGCTGAAGCGGCGCTCGAACGCGGACGACCGGGAATGA